The genomic DNA taaatatataaatttaaatatttatatttatttaataattattaaaattatttttatataattttcagTTAGTAGCCGCCTCCATAACGATAGCGTTAAAGTCCAACAACAATTAGTTGCCCATCagagaattaattattttttcaatttcattACTTTCTATAAATTAATGGTATCAATTATGCCAACTTGGCTGTAAATCAATGTACTAGTAATTTCTAAAACAATTAATTTGTTTTCAAGATTTTATTAATGGCATCAATCATGTAAAATATAGTACTTCCTTTATGTAATATCAATAATAAATTTGCAATTATTTAAATtccaatataaataatataaaactttgtaaattttataattttaataatttcataatacAACATatatatttacaatatttttttatgagaaaaaatttatttgaatatttacCATAAGATACCACCGAGCGTAATAGTCTGTTATTTATTTAGTGAAATGACTTTATTTCACTCTGATTTAATTCTCCACATCAGCGTGATAACTAAATATTATTTCCGCTTTTGAGTGTAATGGGAAGAGGAGATAAATTGTCTAATGGTTCGTCTCATTGGGTGTCACTTCAAGTTTAGTTATAGGTCCCTTCTTATAGGGTTGGATTAAATCGAGAATGTCAACCGGTAATCCGGATCTTGAATTTAAGAGGGCTATAACCGTTATACATAGAAAAtcttattttcttcatttttcaaaaaaaaaaaaatgtttaccATAAGACTAGCAATGAATATACATAACTATGAACAAAATTTGTCAATGCGGATGTGTTTATATATATTTTCATCAATTTCGCATATAAATTTGTGAATTTATTAACAATTGTTGCCGTCAATAATTCCTCAaccatattaaaaattatatctgCAGGGGTTGattcataaaatatattaatttttgtgCACATGGATATGATTGTATATGATTATGCTCAATAAATTCTCACCAGCATACTTCATGAAGGTCCAAACTAATGTTTAAAACAATCTCATTTCCTTTTCTTAATCTCTAAAATCTCTTattcaaatctctctctctcttcttaaaGAGTAGTTTTCATGGAGATCCAAAATCAAGATAACCAGAAACACAACACAGATCAAGTGGTTCTTTTCATGGACCAACCAAGCCCCAAACTCAAAcagtcaccaccaccaccaccaggagACTCCAATGATCCCATTCCTCATGCTCCTACAGGACCCAAAACTCTTCGCCATCTCAACTTCTCCAAACCCAGATCCCGTTTTGCTGAAATCAAATACCCTCACCCTACAAAAACTATCCCTGAAGCCGAAGAGCTCCAACCCTTAAACCATCAAGAAACTACCACAGACGAAGAAGACGATTATCAAGAGTGGttcgaagaagaagaagaagaagacggaAAATGGGCAACGTatcgaaggaaaagaaaaaagaagatcaaCAAGAGAGCTTTGATCGAGTTCATCTTGTTTCTCATCATCATGGCATGCTTAATATGTTCTTTAACCCTCGAATCCTTCAAGAACAAGGTGAAATGGGGGATAGAGATATGGAAATGGTGCCTTATTGTCTTGGTACTTTTCTGTGGCCGGCTCGTCTCAGCTTGGGTTGTTGGGTTTCTTGTTTTTCTCATAGAACGCAACTTCATGCTCAGGGAGAAGGTATTGTACTTCGTATATGGGTTGCGCAAAAGCTTTAAGAACTGTGCCTGGTTAGGATTAGCCTTACTAGCTTGGATGGTCATGTTCCATGATGTCCATAAACACAACAAGGTCTTAAAGAAAGTTTTCCGATTTCTCATAGCTGTGCTTATCGGAGCAACTATTTGGCTGCTAAAGATTGTTCTGGTTAAGGTTCTTGCTACATCTTTTCATGTATCTACCTTCTTTGATCGAATGAAAGAAAGCGTTTTCCACCACTACATTCTTGATACCCTCTCAGGTCCTCCATTAGATGAGGATGAGAGAGAAGCTCCTCAACGACAGAGTCTCCGGCAAACCAAGTCATTACCGACGAAACTGAAGGAGAGTCCGCCTGCAGTTTTGACGCCGTCGAGGTCGAAGAGGTCGTATGGACCGGGGAGGATAGATATGGAAAGATTAAAGAAGCTGAGCATGCAAAGTAGAGCAACTGCATGGAGTGTGAAAAGGCTAGTGAATTATGTTATGTCGTCGGGGTTGTCGACGATTTCGAGGACGGTGGATGAATTTGGGAATGGAGAGTCGGAGATCAGTAGCGAGTGGGAGGCTAGGAGTTGTGCTCAAACGATCTTTAAGCATGTAGCTAAGCCTAGTGCCAAGTaaggtttttatttttatttttatttatttatttattttttttaataatccaCTCATTTCAAAGAATTCATTCACtcgttaattaatattattttatcaaAATACTTTAAAGAGTAAATGTTCGAAATAGGCAAGAATTCGTTTTAAATTGGGATTGAAAATGTTagtttgaaaattaattattttagatgatgtttggaaaagaaaattttttaagaatacattaggaaaatttatttatctctatgtatattttttttattaataataactattattattattattattgttgtttatatatatatatatatatatatatatatatatatatatatatatatatatatatatatatatatatatatatatatatatatatatcggttCGTTATCCTATATAATTGAGTTTTTTGATGGTTGATTTGTAAATAAAATCATAGATAATTTTGTTATAATCACATAGAGGAGATAGCATTGTCCATGTCAGCACTACTCTGAGGGTTGTATAAACTATACATTAgaagtaaaaaatattttattatgcaaaattttaaaatttaaaagtttaatattatatttttttgttaAAAGATAACTTTATTACAACACCTAAAATTTAGGGaccattattaaaatttatcaataaatCTCTCTTCAGTAAAATTTGTGCTTGTTAATCCACTTGAATTTGAAAGAATAATATATCACTTATATAGTCTTAAACATTcttgttcatttaatttttaagagCTCAACCCAAATTTTTAAAATGATATCAAAATTTCTTGTAATCAATGTTGAGCCTCTATATCAATTTATAATAAAGATAATGTATCACTTATAAAGGTTTAAACACTTTTTTCTTTGAGGGCCTTAATGAGATGAGAAAGTGAGTTAGATCGAACCCATGTTTTTCAATGAAAATGGATTGTCTCCCGAACTCAGCATCAATGTCCATCAATCGATCGTCCTATAAAACAATATGGTCCCGTATCTACCTTGCAAAGCTCTTAAATTGCCTGATTCCCGTGTCTGACTCTAGTCGGAATATGGAACATGTCCCTGCCAGAATTTTAGTCTGAAATCTCTATtgttcattttaaaaaaaataaaataaaattgaaattagggtatgaaaatatatttttataaatacatatacaaaataaataataaaatataataatttgaatgaatattaatgaaaataatcCTCCGGCCTGCAAAAGTTATCTGCCGATACATAATtgacaaaatattaaaaaatggctttaaatatataaattatactaaattttaataattatttactctcaataaattttagtttttattatagctaatatataattaattttttttatctaataatTCACTCATGTATTtgcaaattaatttttattttttaggtaCATAGAAGAGGAAgatttattaagatttttaaaGAGCGAGGAGGTTCATACCATTTTTCCTCTGTTTGAAGGAGCTGTCGAGACTGGAAAAATTACAAAATCTTCTTTTAGAAATTGGGTGGTAAGCATCGACCCTCATGCTATActttatatctatatatatatatatatataatgttggTAGTAATTAATATGCAGGTACATGCTTATGTTGAGAGGAAAGCATTAGCCCATTCCTTGAATGATACTAAGACTGCTGTGCAGCAGCTTCACAAGCTAGCAAGTGCAATAGTGACAGTAATTATAATTGTGATCACTTTTCTGGTAATGGGATTAGCCACAACCAAGATTGTCTTAGTAGTTACTTCCCAGCTTCTTCTTGTGGGTTTCGTCTTCCAAAACACTTGCAAAACCATCTTCGAATCCATCATTTTCGTCTTCGTTATGCATCCTTTCGACGTTGGTGATCGTTGTGTTATTGATGGTGTACAGGtgaccattaattaatttctactaaattattaagaaaatataattattatttacaaaGATTTTTGAATTTTGTTGCTGCAGATGATTGTGGAAGAGATGAACATTTTATCAACTGTGTTTTTACGGTATGATATGGAGAAAATATATTATCCAAATTCAGTTCTGCTCATGAAGCCAATTAGCAATTTCAGAAGAAGTCCAGACATGGGAGATGCTATTGATTTCACTATTGATGTCTCCACTTCTGTTGATGACTTTAATGCCCTCAAGAAGGCTATAAAAACGTAACTATCTgcatttcttttatttaatttgaagtaGTTTAAATCTAAGAGGGTTCTTCATGATTAGTCTTTATATTACTTGTTGAATCAATGAGTTTTGAGCAGATACATAGAGAGCAAGCCAAAGCATTGGAACCCAAAGCATACATTGCTAGTGAAGGAGATAGAGGATGTGAACAAGAtgaagctgacactatgtgttcaACACACCATAAACCATCAAAACTTTGGAGAAAAGAGCATTAGAAGATCAGAGCTTGTCTTTGAACTAAAGAAGATATTTGAGAATCTTGGCATAAGGTATCATCTCCTTCCACAGGAGATCCATCTCACACAACTTAATATGACCAATCTCAGAAGTACTGTTGCTCTCTAAATCTCTCAATTTACGCATTAGTGGGTGCACATATGCATGGAAAGCATAGTGATCAATGTTTGCATATATGTATTTGGTTTTTTTGATTGTGGTGTAATTTAGATTAGTTGAGGGATTAATTGAAGATTAAGACGAGAAGGAAGTGATTTTCTTGGTGTAACTATGCTGGCTGGTGCCATTAGTTTGAAATGAAAGGTGATTAAAGATCAGAATCTGCATATTACATCTATGAAAGAGAGGTTCATCTGATCCCctccttgtattttattttattttttcaaagatGAAGAGGACAGGATGTGTCAGTGTCTCTACACTCAATTAACCAAtagaacatatatatatatatatatatatatatatatatatatatatatatatatatatactataattttatttcaaataacCATAAATAACTAATTGAATATATAGTCGGCTGtagataaaaattataaaaaattatattataaaatttatatatgtacaataattttattataacaatttctatattttatttgttaaattttacacttaaattattatttaataaaataatattttacatttaatttaaatcaaatttataaatagttattaacATAAAATAACTATTATAATCCCATCTTATTTCATGTCTCCAAACTAAACAAAGCCAATATTCCAATGGATTAGCCGATCATTTATGCATTatgaaagaaaaatcaataaattattaGTCTCAGAtcacttaattaaaaaatttatttgtcttaattttttttattcacttcaccataaataaatttttaaaaatttattcaatatattttttgaattttatggGGGCAAAGAGAAAattgtattaattaaaaaaaatggaaaacaaaCGTGAGGACAGAAAGGTAAAATTACTTACCCTTATTCCGTCAAAACGGTGTAGTCTTATGATGCTTCAATGGGATTTCATTTTCAACACACAGAAATAGAGCAGAGACTCGAGTAGAGAGTGACATAGTGTATTCTATGGCGATGTCTGCTTCCTTCTCCTCTGCGTCAGACCCCAAATTCGATCTCATAAAGATGGTACCCATCTTCTCTTACTTATATCTATCTCTACTGTCTTGCACATGTATCTGCTTATTTCTTGTTTCTTTTATCTTGTTAGATACGAAGCCATGAAGTTGCCCTAGTAGAGCTGAACAATCTTTCATCTTCTCGGGTAAGCTCTTCGCTCTATCTCCACTACCAAGCTTGCCTTTTACTATTGTTCTTGCCTTCGTAGCTCACTAGTTCTCTGGTTGATATTATCTTTGGTTGGTCTATTTTGTAATTTCAATGTGAACGGTTGAATATGTTAATTGGGTCAATGTTTGAAGCCAAACATATGGATAAGAATGGGCGTATCTTGTGTGTTTGTGAAAATTacattttctgggtttttgtcAACCCGCATTTAGGTTTACTGGGCATTAGCATGGAAATAGAGTTTTGTTAAGTTGAAGGCTGTACTGAGTTATGCAAAGATTATACATTTACATTGGCAGTAGTCTATTATTTGTATGTTGATCCTTTGAATTTTCTCTTTTTTGGGTCATTGGGCTCTGGCTCGAACTTAAGATTTCACAAACCTAGTAAATGATTCCAGACTTATTTGATGAAGAGCTTGGGCTTACTATCATTTAATAGATGCAAGGTTACCATGAGAAAAGTAACTTCTTAAACATGTTAGTCAGAGGATATTAAAAAGTAGTTTAAAGTTAAATTTGATAGGTTTTATAGtaataatttcaaaataattttttttttaacagtatCTAAAATAATACTTTTCCAAAAAGCATCTTTTGACATCCCAAACTCAAAACCAAATGCGTTTATTTGTCTTTTTATAATTTCAGTTGATTGAATTAGCAAATGGGCAACTTAAAATCTTAGTTTGGAAGCCTTGTTCTGTTATTCTTTGaatctctctcttttttctccttttctttctttatATTCACTTTGCTGTTATCTACCAATTTATTTGGAGCACGAATTCACCAATCACAAATTCCTATATGGACAACTTCAAATGTGTTTTATACCTTTGTTTTTGAGGAAAGCCTGTAAGTTTTATTGCTTGAGGCGTGTCCTTGATATCTATTTTTTGACCTAAAATAGAAAACATTTTTTTTAGTTATAACTGGTGGTTGCCTTTGGTTGAATTCAGAGCATATTTGTATATTCAATTATTCATATATTCAAATGTGTTTGTTTGAATTCTTTTATTTCATAGCatctttctgttttttttttttttttgctgtgttaattattctttttcttttgggTTTCAAAATCTTGTATTACATTGATCAGCGGCCATTATATGGGAATATAATATAATGTGTTTTGTTCTTGACCATAGGGCGTCTACCAGAAAAATGGGGAAATTTTTTTTTGGACTACCATCCAAAAAGCAACAGCATCTGAAAAGAGTAAGCACCATCTTCTATTCACTCCCTGGTCTTCTTGGATGTTTTCAAAGCAACATTAATTATGTTGTGTTtaccttcaatttttgaatattgTTGTTTCAAAACTTGTTGTGCAGAACAACTTTTCGTTGTTGTTTTTGATTATCCCAACCAACTAATTTGGGACTAGGActtagttgttgttgttgttgttgttgttgtgcaGAACAACTTGATTCTGCCAAAACCAAGCTAGAAAAGCTGAGTACTGGTTGATTACAAGTTGGTTCATTGCTTCAAAACTTTACTGATATCTTTACTGGTGAGAATACTTCGGTAGTGTCAACATCACTGATTACAGCTCTCTGGCCGCCTGAGTTTAGTCCCGTTCAAATGCtgcaatatctcaaaattctcaGAATTTGTGGTGGGGGGTGGTCATCGTATCAGTGGTTAAAAATATCAGGGTGATGCCTTACTATGCGTTTTAGACTAGAACATTGTGTATTTCAATCCTTAATTGGTTTAATCCTCTTCCCATCTTTGTCCTCTTTATTGGATATATCATACATGGTCGTGTTAAGTGGTTGTTTattaggtggctagctagcttttAAGGTTTTTTTGGCAAGATCTTCATCATTCATTAGAATGCCAGTTTTGGTCAATATTCCTTGTGAACCTCTGAAAACAGCATATGTACAATTTAACTTTGTGACAAATGCAGTCAGAAAACACCTCATGTTTGCTTAAAGAATTGTAAGGAAGAAAATGAGGAAGGGAAAAGGCTTATGAAATTTATAGTACATATCTTTAAAATGTATTACAAGCTAACTACTTAACTCCAGACTGACTAATCAATACACTGAACAGAAGTAACAATGTTATCGTCGTAATTAATAAGACATAAACAAATACAACACTCCATTCCATGAAACACGAAGAAAACAACTAGAAGGCAGCTAGTGCATGATACAGAGTGGAGATATTTTGGATGAACAGAATTAAAGTCTCTAGTCAAGGTCCTGGCGAGCATTTTGGAACCACACGATCGCAAGAGTGACGAGGGAGGCATATATTGAATTGGGTAGTTTTTGAACCACCTTTCCAACGCCTGGGACACCCTCTGTAGCCTTCTTTGTTGCCATTGCAAATGTAGGTGCTACAATCAAAGTTAGTATCAGTCCCTGACTAACAACAATGAATGTGTCTGCTGTTAGCCGCTGAATAAACTTCACAAATTCATCATGGTCAATTCCCCCATCAAGGTTGAGGTCACACTCCTGGACAGAAAGGATAAAAGATTTTTAATTTCAATCCATATATATGAAGGGAAATTAGGCTAAAAAGAAATCttcatacaaactgctcaagaactACAGAGATGAGAAAGTTGAATCGAGTCATTTGTTTTAGTTCAGGTCCTTCATTTCCCATTTCAGTTATCAGATAGGTTCTCTGGATCAGATTGTGCTTTTAAATGCTAGACCACTTTAAGAACAAATTCAGCTTCCATGAAACATCCAATCTATGGTAACTTACTAAAACATACAAGTATAAATCAATGACAATTTAGACAATTTTTAAGTACCAAACCCATAATGCTGGCAACTTCCTAAAGGCGGCAAAACCAAGATTTGAACATTTACAAGCAAAGCAATGGGGTAAACCATAAGCCAATCCTTCCACAAGTGTTAAACTTAACTGGATGAAGCATTCGTCTTTGATTAAGGTTTTAAAGAAACCTCAGGTAATCAGATAACAATGTTGTTGAACTCAAATGTCTGAAAACTTTTTTCTTCACTAGGTGCCTTAAACTTTTACTGTTCTTGAACAAGCATAACTGAAACATGCCTTCTCATCAAACACAGCCACCTAGACAGGTGCACTTCTAAAGCATGTAAATCTTAGTTTCTACTTGTTCTTCAACAAGCAAGATACAAATGATATCAGTAATAAAAAGGAAAATCAAAACAATTAATAGCAGGGATCAGCCTCTCAAGAATGCCTTGGGTTTAAATGTTCATGCCAAATAATTCAAGTACCTGAATCATGGTTCTGACTTGATCTTTGGAGGGTGGATCAAAATGGGGACCAGGCAACAGCTTATTGATATCACTGCAACATAAAAGAGAGATATATTAAAACATATTCCTATGCTTTCACTTGTTGACAGAGTATAAGATTCTTTCAGACCGAAAAGATTCAAATTTCAGCATACCCTCTAAATTGATTTTCAATCATTAGAACAGAGAAATTAAGATTGTTACTTGTAGACAAGTAGGACAGCAATGTACAGATCTTCGAACGACAGATCAGCCCTTCCTGATTCATTTTTAACGCGATTAAAAACCCGGTCTGTTATCAATCTTATTTGCTTGTGCCTCCACTCCTTACCTGCATAATTAAGTTGTTAACAACTAAACACAATGAAATGAATTCCCCCAAGAACCTCATAATTAAAGACATATGCAACGAACAAAActttgaaagaaattgaaattcacCCTGAAATATTATATCAGCCAACAGGATACAAAAGGGTAATCAAAAGTAAcataaaaagattaaaaaaaaaaaagtataaataCCATGAAGTTTGCCGAGGAGCTGCCCCATCGGGATATCCTATAAACGGTGTCGTGAGCTGCAGACTGGCACTGTGATTTGATCAGAGCAAAGAGTGCCTTATTTTCCTTTCCGGGTTGCCACAGACAGTTTATCGTTTGGAAGAGGATCTTGTGGTACGAACCAGTCACTGGATAACAAGGCAGAGATAAAACTGGTTGTCTGGTTCCTACATCCTTGTCTTTTGGGAGAGAAAGAGGAAGGTTCCTCTGCGCCATGTTCCACATAATTTAGATGATGTGGACTTTCATATACCTGCCACGCGTTGTTGCGCAATGCTGCGGTTTGGCGATTTTATGTGAACTATTTTGTACCTGAATATAACTCatgtcatttttttttctttttctcgtcTTTTAAAAAAAGAGCAACTTACAAGTTAGTTACTGAATTATccgaaaattatatattaattatttaatatttaaaatgaaataaattagTCTCTAAAACTTGAGTTTAAATTGGAGTTTAATTGGAATCAGAATCAatattatagaaaaaaaaaaaagaaaaataagaggaatttaaaaaaaaaaaaaaagggaaacagAAATATCGAATATATGTGAAAGAATTGTTTTGGATTATggtttaaagttttattttgcaTGATGGGCTGGGCTATTGAAGTATGGGTTATTTAACTATTCCGTTCTCCCATCTCCACCGCTACTGCAATTCTTACTCCTTCCTGTTAGCCCATAACTATTACTAGAAGTTTAGAATGGCCTGTGGTTTCCTTTGGTCGTTTCCCatatgttaattaaattaataatttaaaggttgtcaatttttaggaattaaaatattttataatatcttattacttctatttatttttatttattactttTCAAACATTATTTTAAGAATATTaagatatattaattatttttttaaatataatttaattaaattaaaaagtattttattgtaatttaattgTTTCTTTAATTATCACTCAAAAACCTTAAATAATAGACAAAAGTGGACAAGATAGTATAAGCCTGTCgcaagaatttaatttattttctatcaaaaatctAAAAcactattatttaaaatatatttatttttttataaataagagTAAAATAGAGAAGTAAATTTATCCATTTCGCAAGccaattttttcaaaaaatagaattcaatgaattttattttttaaaaatttattttaaacaaatgaattttatattaaaaaatatttaaattgaatatttttagtgaaattaaattaaaatttgcataaaaattattctAAACAGCATGTAAAAGAATAAATTCTACCAacgtttaaattaaattttacataagaattgataaaataaaattcaattaaattaattaattttttcaaatGCATTCTgtgttaattttaatattattagagCAGTATAGTCTGTCTCTCCTTCATAATGATGACTGATAGTGAATGCGAAAATAGAattagagaatttttttttttgttaaatgatttaattttaagttattatTTATCATCAtaacaaaaatttttttattttttttaactatgTACATTTATTTGTTTTGCTCTGATAAAAGATTCATACTGTTAGTGTGTTATCAATTAGTAAATACCAATACACATTTTTTTATTTGCCAgagataaattttttattttatttgctaattaatttatgaaattgaaaATGGATATGCTTTGTTTAGCTCTAGTAGTGATTTTCCTCCATCAACTTCTTAAAGAATGAGTTacctaacttggtttggtttaatTATTGAAAACATAATACTTACCTTGATAGACTTAAGTTTAAGTATTCGCTCCTCCAATCCTTCTAttacataaaatataaagaaaatgaGTTTGTCTAATCCGTGGCTCATATTGCTGGGAAACTTGTAATTTTGAAGACTACTactaaatcattgattaaaactCATTGATTAGAACTCGTAAAGTTTAGTGATGAGATAAatacatattcaacttaaaataatGATGTCAATTCGAAACTTCCTATATAAAATTGCAATTAATTCAAGAAACTGCTACATCAATAAGCCTTAAatagtttctaaaattaattattgaattagTGGTTTGAAGTTGATTTTCAAGCGAACTTTACTTATAAAATCAGAAATCTAAATCCTAAAATTGTTATTTTTGAATGGATCTCACTTGAATACAGAAAGTTTCTGATAGCCATGCAGATACACTTcataatgaatgaatgaaaatgaagttcTGTGATTGTCAACCCACAAAAATGAACATTTAGTTATTGTTTTTATTTGTTTGTCGTATAATTTACTTCACAACCCTAGAGTATTTAAAAACCGAAAGCGAAACAAACTTTATATATAGTGCTTGAGCAGGTATGCTGTCATATCTGCAGTGGACTGATTCTAAGAAACTTTCAGTTGGTTTAGGTATTGAAAGATGGAGATGAAGCCAAACTTATTCAATAAAGTTACAGATCCCCAGGCAGCAGCTTGCATGTGGCGTAGATCATTGCCGTGAAAATTTTCGAAGAACTCGTCAAATCTCTAACTTACGAAACTATTTTAAAGCaggaaaaattttatttatacttaattcattatgatatataaattatttatttttttta from Hevea brasiliensis isolate MT/VB/25A 57/8 unplaced genomic scaffold, ASM3005281v1 Scaf5, whole genome shotgun sequence includes the following:
- the LOC131177477 gene encoding mechanosensitive ion channel protein 10-like; translated protein: MEIQNQDNQKHNTDQVVLFMDQPSPKLKQSPPPPPGDSNDPIPHAPTGPKTLRHLNFSKPRSRFAEIKYPHPTKTIPEAEELQPLNHQETTTDEEDDYQEWFEEEEEEDGKWATYRRKRKKKINKRALIEFILFLIIMACLICSLTLESFKNKVKWGIEIWKWCLIVLVLFCGRLVSAWVVGFLVFLIERNFMLREKVLYFVYGLRKSFKNCAWLGLALLAWMVMFHDVHKHNKVLKKVFRFLIAVLIGATIWLLKIVLVKVLATSFHVSTFFDRMKESVFHHYILDTLSGPPLDEDEREAPQRQSLRQTKSLPTKLKESPPAVLTPSRSKRSYGPGRIDMERLKKLSMQSRATAWSVKRLVNYVMSSGLSTISRTVDEFGNGESEISSEWEARSCAQTIFKHVAKPSAKYIEEEDLLRFLKSEEVHTIFPLFEGAVETGKITKSSFRNWVVHAYVERKALAHSLNDTKTAVQQLHKLASAIVTVIIIVITFLVMGLATTKIVLVVTSQLLLVGFVFQNTCKTIFESIIFVFVMHPFDVGDRCVIDGVQMIVEEMNILSTVFLRYDMEKIYYPNSVLLMKPISNFRRSPDMGDAIDFTIDVSTSVDDFNALKKAIKTYIESKPKHWNPKHTLLVKEIEDVNKMKLTLCVQHTINHQNFGEKSIRRSELVFELKKIFENLGIRYHLLPQEIHLTQLNMTNLRSTVAL
- the LOC110647401 gene encoding uncharacterized protein LOC110647401 translates to MGQLLGKLHGKEWRHKQIRLITDRVFNRVKNESGRADLSFEDLYIAVLLVYNDINKLLPGPHFDPPSKDQVRTMIQECDLNLDGGIDHDEFVKFIQRLTADTFIVVSQGLILTLIVAPTFAMATKKATEGVPGVGKVVQKLPNSIYASLVTLAIVWFQNARQDLD